Proteins encoded by one window of Vampirovibrionales bacterium:
- a CDS encoding PDZ domain-containing protein has protein sequence MKTRLTQWSVSCALTIALAIGASAAPVWAYAPATLYDDVWKLINTRFVDGSKNGQDWNIWRNRYDDVIKTNDDAFVAIETMLASLNDRYTRFLTPDEFAEEGRSIQATLFGIGIQIGNRDEKLVIIAPIEDTPAARAGLMADDEILKIEDVQAKGMDVKDAADLIRGEKGSKVHLLIRRKDKPDTVYEVMRDEIKLKAVSDKPPFETPIPANIGYIKISTFLSANAAFEMRNALKAVSDKKGYIIDLRSNPGGLLSNAISIADFFLDGGAIVSTVDRDGYKKVSPATARQLTDKPLVVLIDKGSASASEILSGALRDNNRAILVGQTSFGKGLVQEINPLPGDAGVNITTQRYLTPNDTDINKNGIVPDIVVELKEDDIKAKKDKQLEVAISAMEERLSGKSIKAIQSRNLLQNAVAPAVKEDAEAVAPKS, from the coding sequence CGCTGGCGATCGGCGCTTCTGCGGCCCCGGTCTGGGCCTATGCGCCGGCGACGCTGTACGACGACGTGTGGAAGCTGATTAACACGCGCTTTGTCGATGGCTCCAAGAACGGGCAGGACTGGAACATCTGGCGCAATCGCTACGACGACGTCATTAAAACCAACGACGACGCCTTTGTCGCCATCGAAACCATGCTGGCGAGTCTTAACGATCGGTATACGCGTTTTCTGACGCCTGATGAGTTCGCCGAAGAAGGCCGCTCGATCCAGGCCACGCTCTTTGGCATCGGCATCCAGATTGGCAATCGGGATGAGAAGCTGGTCATTATTGCGCCGATCGAAGATACCCCGGCGGCGCGCGCGGGCCTGATGGCTGACGACGAAATTCTCAAAATTGAAGACGTGCAGGCCAAAGGCATGGACGTGAAAGACGCCGCCGATCTCATTCGCGGCGAAAAGGGCAGTAAGGTGCACTTGCTGATTCGGCGCAAAGACAAGCCGGATACCGTGTATGAGGTGATGCGCGACGAAATCAAACTCAAAGCCGTCAGCGACAAGCCGCCCTTTGAGACGCCGATTCCTGCCAATATTGGCTATATCAAGATTTCAACCTTTCTCAGCGCTAACGCCGCCTTCGAAATGCGCAATGCGCTGAAGGCCGTCAGCGATAAAAAAGGCTATATCATTGATCTGCGCTCCAATCCCGGCGGCCTGTTGTCTAACGCCATCAGCATCGCCGATTTCTTTCTCGACGGGGGCGCGATTGTCAGCACGGTCGACCGCGACGGCTACAAAAAAGTAAGCCCCGCCACCGCCCGCCAGCTCACCGATAAGCCTCTGGTGGTCCTCATCGACAAGGGCAGCGCCAGCGCCAGCGAAATCCTCAGCGGCGCGCTGCGCGATAATAATCGCGCGATTCTGGTGGGGCAGACGTCGTTTGGTAAGGGCCTGGTGCAGGAAATCAACCCACTGCCCGGCGATGCGGGCGTCAATATTACGACGCAGCGCTATTTGACGCCAAACGATACGGATATCAACAAGAACGGCATTGTGCCCGATATCGTCGTTGAACTCAAAGAAGACGATATCAAGGCCAAGAAAGACAAACAGCTTGAGGTGGCTATTTCTGCGATGGAAGAGCGCCTGAGCGGCAAATCAATCAAGGCCATTCAAAGCCGTAATCTGTTGCAGAACGCCGTTGCGCCTGCGGTTAAAGAAGACGCCGAAGCGGTTGCGCCGAAGTCCTGA
- a CDS encoding DUF47 family protein has protein sequence MSLLPKEEKFYHMMEELAGFAYQSVEQLNRIVRDDDPMAIVQIGQSMSEIKAKAKRCYYNMTSEICRTFITPFDREDIQAFGHTLYKIPKIADKIQERMIVHRLQPFNGDFTSLVDIISQQNEALKAVIGILNNNRKLNEMNERVATLHELEDRGDHLLGRLIADLFWSISDTRELILRKDIYEMLEEVTDYYRDCANVALQIVLKHS, from the coding sequence ATGAGCCTTTTGCCCAAGGAAGAAAAGTTTTATCACATGATGGAAGAGCTGGCAGGCTTTGCCTACCAGAGCGTCGAGCAGTTGAATCGCATCGTGCGCGACGACGACCCCATGGCCATTGTCCAGATTGGGCAGTCGATGTCTGAAATCAAGGCCAAGGCCAAGCGCTGTTACTACAATATGACCAGCGAAATTTGCCGGACGTTTATTACGCCGTTCGACCGCGAAGATATTCAGGCCTTTGGCCATACGTTGTATAAAATCCCGAAAATCGCCGACAAAATTCAGGAGCGGATGATTGTTCATCGCTTGCAGCCTTTTAACGGCGATTTCACGAGTCTGGTGGACATTATCTCGCAGCAAAACGAAGCGCTGAAAGCCGTTATCGGCATTCTCAACAATAATCGCAAACTCAACGAAATGAACGAACGCGTCGCCACGCTCCACGAACTCGAAGATCGCGGCGATCATTTACTGGGGCGACTTATCGCCGATTTATTCTGGAGTATCTCTGATACGCGCGAATTGATTCTGCGCAAGGATATTTACGAGATGCTCGAAGAAGTGACCGACTATTACCGCGACTGCGCCAACGTGGCGTTACAGATTGTCCTGAAGCATAGCTGA
- a CDS encoding inorganic phosphate transporter, with protein sequence MDAFPFMLALIVVLALAFDFINGFHDAANAIATVVSTRVLSPRSAVIFGAVFNLLGALLGTEVAATIGKGLVEAKAVSMELVLFALIGAIVWNLITWRLGLPTSSSHALIGSLMGAVCFSLPDWRGLNLVYWSKVLEKVIYPMFLAPVVGITVGFIVMALLTWVVYRVSVHNINRVFGKLQIVSAGVMALSHGHNDAQKSMGIIALALVTYYPSQQFEVPLWVILSCALAMGAGTLNGGWRIIRTLGSKMIKLQPIHGFAAETTAAGIIMSASHFGLPLSTTHVISSAIMGVGATKRLSAVRWGVVGNIVWAWVLTIPLTFLFSGFLTTLFLHIKQWAHG encoded by the coding sequence ATGGATGCCTTTCCCTTTATGCTGGCGCTCATTGTGGTGTTGGCGCTGGCCTTTGACTTTATTAACGGCTTTCATGACGCCGCCAACGCCATTGCGACCGTGGTTTCGACGCGCGTTCTATCGCCCCGCTCGGCGGTGATATTTGGCGCTGTCTTCAACCTGCTGGGCGCCTTGCTTGGCACCGAGGTCGCGGCTACCATCGGCAAGGGGCTGGTGGAAGCCAAAGCGGTGTCGATGGAGCTGGTGCTGTTTGCGCTGATTGGCGCGATTGTCTGGAATCTTATCACCTGGCGCCTGGGGCTGCCGACGAGCTCTTCTCACGCGCTGATTGGCTCGTTGATGGGCGCGGTCTGTTTCTCGCTGCCGGACTGGCGCGGGCTCAATCTGGTGTATTGGTCCAAAGTCCTGGAAAAAGTCATTTATCCGATGTTTCTGGCCCCGGTGGTCGGCATCACGGTGGGCTTTATCGTGATGGCCCTGCTCACGTGGGTGGTCTATCGCGTGTCGGTGCATAACATCAACCGGGTCTTCGGCAAGCTTCAGATTGTATCGGCGGGCGTGATGGCGCTGAGCCACGGCCATAATGACGCGCAGAAATCCATGGGTATTATTGCGCTGGCGCTCGTGACGTACTATCCCAGCCAGCAGTTTGAAGTGCCCCTGTGGGTGATCCTCTCCTGCGCGCTGGCGATGGGCGCAGGGACGCTGAACGGCGGCTGGCGCATTATTCGAACGCTGGGCAGTAAAATGATCAAGCTTCAGCCGATTCATGGTTTTGCCGCCGAAACCACTGCCGCCGGGATTATTATGAGCGCCTCTCATTTTGGTCTGCCGCTGAGTACCACGCACGTGATCTCATCGGCCATTATGGGGGTGGGGGCCACCAAGCGGCTGTCGGCGGTGCGCTGGGGCGTGGTGGGGAATATCGTCTGGGCCTGGGTGCTGACGATTCCGCTGACGTTCCTGTTTTCGGGCTTTTTGACGACGCTGTTTCTGCACATCAAGCAGTGGGCGCACGGCTAG
- a CDS encoding peptidylprolyl isomerase: MPTATKVRASHLLVASEEEARQLRQEIQDGASFASVAERVSKCPSGKQGGDLGFFGRGQMVPEFDQAAFSQPVGELSEPIKTQFGWHLLVVTDQQ; encoded by the coding sequence ATGCCTACCGCTACGAAAGTTCGCGCCAGCCATTTGCTGGTAGCGAGTGAAGAAGAAGCCCGGCAACTGCGTCAGGAAATCCAGGACGGCGCCAGTTTTGCCAGCGTCGCCGAGCGCGTATCCAAATGTCCGTCTGGCAAACAGGGCGGCGATTTGGGGTTTTTTGGCCGGGGTCAAATGGTGCCGGAATTCGATCAGGCGGCCTTCTCGCAGCCTGTCGGCGAATTGTCCGAACCCATTAAAACCCAGTTCGGCTGGCACTTGCTGGTGGTGACCGATCAACAATAA